A DNA window from Helianthus annuus cultivar XRQ/B chromosome 15, HanXRQr2.0-SUNRISE, whole genome shotgun sequence contains the following coding sequences:
- the LOC110914338 gene encoding uncharacterized protein LOC110914338, whose protein sequence is MADSSEAHNHPVDQNDDARLNVTGAELQAMIDIAVNNVVDRVLKDHKRKCDNTPNKGCKKGKTSSSYNQSKPDKAKPKCKTCKKKHFGKCFYEQTRGCVICKEMDHKTHECKNLKDNQQTGEKTRCKTCRNYHFGSCIFGSQPLTCGICKSKEHKTLECQDIKDATCYGCNEKGHVKTNCPNETKKSGKAMKTKAGSSQMNAQEAIQDDNVTTDFAAKFKRIKNGGVNSPDE, encoded by the exons atggctgactccTCTGAAGCTCACAACCATCCAGTTGATCAGAATGATGATGCAAGACTGAACGTAACGGGCGCCGAGTTACAGGCTATGATAGATATAGCCGTAAACAACGTTGTGGACCGTGTGTTgaaggatcataagcgaaagtgCGATAACACCCCAAATAAAGGTTGTAAAAAGGGTAAGACCAGTTCAAGCTATAACCAGTCTAAGCCAGATAAGGCAAAACCCAAATGTAAAACCTGCAAGAAGAAGCACTTCGGAAAATGCTTCTATGAACAGACCAGGGGATGTGTCATCTGTAAAGAGATGGATCACAAGACCCATGAATGCAAAAACTTGAAGGACAACCAGCAGACCGGTGAAAAGACCAGATGCAAAACCTGTAGGAACTACCACTTCGGGAGTTGCATATTTGGATCTCAGCCTCTAacctgtggaatctgcaagtccaaggagcacaaGACCTTGGAGTGCCAAgacataaaggacgcaacctgctatggttgcaatgaaaaagggcacgtCAAAACAAATTGCCCAAATGAAACCAAGAAGTCTGGCAAGGCTATGAAGACCAAAGCTGGAAGCTCTCagatgaatgctcaagaggctattcaggatgacaatgtcacaacAG ATTTCGCAGctaagtttaaaaggattaagaatggaggtGTTAACTCTCCTGATGAATGA